The proteins below are encoded in one region of Ricinus communis isolate WT05 ecotype wild-type chromosome 6, ASM1957865v1, whole genome shotgun sequence:
- the LOC8272105 gene encoding cation/H(+) antiporter 15 translates to MEEHNLLTSELGRLAMSAGMFMEAVGWVHLILSVIILQGNIGNGIRVVIFLCSMILFATRVVRPVIVKQIIERIPEESPLSENFVVAILICALVMGLIAESTFGAFYIGTLLMGLIIPDGPPLGSALVEKVELMVMEFFQPMFFVLIGYSVDTSFMVHNKDVGLLLLFVVGCHLAKILGTMLATLFININLRNAVLLAISLNIRGVVDLTAYERWLIRGVRIFNAFIMDERMFSILVLSNIFLTGIYNTLVHVFYKPEIRLAAFPPTEKYFRTLQTTPSDKELHILTSTHNEDSIHCIIALLEASYPNAASPINVNVIHAVELAGRAGPKIIPYSSHSYSRKLQSNTAKHIMRAFTNYARNSSGPVSIRPFIMVAPFKTMHNIICNYAEEERIPFIIVPFLGENDPKADRRMVRDFNVYNLQENSPCTVGILVDRGLDSRINLGRFSYSALLIFVGGADDREALRLTTRMSGNPAVSITFMKINLMHGNEDIDEAEEERDKLLIQEFKDKNAYNACVVFRDMIVENTLQLMHMAETLVDIYDLVMVGKMPMKVKHVKEMTEWIDHPELGVIGDALISSKPRDCKMSILVMQHTFKVDKTIHQDETLEKVR, encoded by the exons ATGGAAGAACACAATCTTTTAACTAGTGAGTTAGGCCGACTTGCAATGTCTGCTGGCATGTTTATGGAGGCGGTCGGGTGGGTTCATTTGATCTTGTCGGTCATTATTCTGCAAGGAAATATTGGTAACGGGATTCGAGTtgtcattttcttatgttcAATGATACTCTTTGCAACACGCGTCGTAAGGCCAGTTATAGTGAAGCAGATTATCGAGAGAATACCAGAAGAAAGTCctctaagtgaaaattttGTCGTAGCAATACTAATTTGTGCATTAGTTATGGGATTGATTGCTGAATCAACTTTTGGAGCTTTTTATATTGGGACTTTACTGATGGGTTTAATCATTCCGGATGGACCTCCGCTGGGTTCAGCATTAGTAGAGAAAGTTGAACTGATGGTGATGGAATTCTTTCAGCCTATGTTCTTTGTTCTAATTGGTTACAGTGTTGATACTTCATTCATGGTCCACAACAAGGATGTCGGCCTGTTGCTGCTCTTCGTTGTCGGATGTCATTTGGCAAAGATTTTGGGTACTATGTTAGCCACactgtttatcaatataaatctTCGAAATGCTGTTCTGCTAGCAATCAGTTTGAATATCAGAGGTGTTGTTGACTTGACTGCTTATGAGAGATGGCTTATCAGAGGGGTAAGGATCTTTAATGCATTT ATTATGGACGAGAGGATGTTTAGCATATTGGTGCTATCCAACATTTTCCTGACAGGAATTTACAACACTTTGGTACACGTTTTCTATAAACCTGAAATTAGACTAGCTGCATTTCCTCCTACAGAAAAATATTTCAGAACCCTTCAAACAACCCCATCCGACAAAGAATTACACATTCTTACCTCCACCCATAACGAAGATAGCATCCATTGCATCATTGCTTTACTCGAAGCATCGTATCCGAACGCCGCCAGTCCTATAAATGTCAATGTTATCCATGCCGTTGAGCTTGCCGGGCGAGCAGGTCCAAAGATAATACCTTACAGTAGCCATAGCTATAGCAGGAAATTACAGTCTAACACAGCAAAACATATAATGCGAGCTTTCACAAACTATGCAAGGAACTCAAGTGGTCCTGTCTCAATCCGACCATTTATCATGGTTGCTCCATTTAAGACAATGCACAACATTATTTGTAACTAtgcagaagaagaaaggattCCTTTCATAATTGTTCCTTTCTTAGGAGAAAACGATCCTAAAGCCGACAGACGCATGGTTCGagattttaatgtttataatCTTCAAGAAAATTCACCTTGCACTGTTGGGATTTTAGTAGATAGAGGATTGGATTCTCGTATCAATTTAGGTCGCTTCTCTTACAGTGCTTTACTTATCTTTGTCGGGGGTGCTGATGATCGCGAAGCCTTGAGACTTACTACAAGAATGTCAGGAAATCCTGCTGTGAGTATCACATTCATGAAAATTAACCTGATGCACGGAAACGAAGATATTGATGAAGCTGAGGAGGAACGAGATAAGTTATTAATCCAAGAATTTAAGGATAAAAATGCTTATAATGCCTGTGTTGTTTTCCGTGACATGATAGTGGAAAATACTTTACAATTGATGCATATGGCTGAGACTTTGGTGGATATTTATGACCTTGTTATGGTAGGAAAGATGCCTATGAAAGTGAAACATGTGAAAGAAATGACAGAATGGATTGATCATCCAGAGCTTGGAGTGATTGGCGATGCACTAATTTCATCAAAACCTCGTGATTGTAAGATGTCAATTCTTGTGATGCAACATACTTTCAAGGTTGATAAAACTATTCATCAAGATGAAACACTTGAGAAAGTTAGATGA
- the LOC8272102 gene encoding probable leucine-rich repeat receptor-like protein kinase IMK3, whose amino-acid sequence MMFGNSCKHPFQSLACWCCISNKKKEKWKFELPFFLCTHIFLFLQLLIFVIQPVSSQVWDGVVVTQADFQALQAFKAELVDTKGFLKSWNDSGYGACSGGWVGIKCAQGQVIVIQLPWKGLGGKITDKIGQLQGLRKLSLHDNIIGGSIPKTLGILPNLRGVQLFNNRFSGSIPSSLGSCLLLQTLDLGNNSLTGIIPDSLANATKLFRLNVSYNSLSGPLPVRLSPSLIYLDISNNAINGSLPTGLSNLSALVLLNLENNDLDNQIPEVLGGLHNLSSLNLNRNKLSGHIPGTLGNVSTLTQLDLSQNELSGEIPDSLANLHSLVSFNVSYNNLSGPVPVPLSQKFNSSSFAGNIQLCGFSGAAPCPSQEPSGPAPPPEMPRKHHRKLSTKDIILIAAGALLIVLIILCLILLCCLIRKKAGSKSKNGEAASRAAAAAARVVKGAPPVAGEVESGGEVGGKLVHFDGPLAFTADDLLCATAEIMGKSTYGTVYKATLEDGNQVAVKRLREKITKGQREFENEVNALGKIRHPNLLALRAYYLGPKGEKLLVFDYMSKGSLATFLHARGPDTPVDWPTRMKIAQGMARGLFYLHNHENIIHGNLTSSNVLLDENANARIADYGLSRLMTAAANTNVIATAGALGYRAPELSKLKKANTKTDVYSLGVIILEILTGKSPGEAMNGVDLPQWVASIVKEEWTNEVFDLELMKDASTIGDELLNTLKLALHCVDPSPSARPEVQQVLQQLEEIRSETAASSGPSGDDGAGVPSTSD is encoded by the exons ATGATGTTTGGCAATTCTTGCAAACACCCTTTTCAAAGTCTTGCATGTTGGTGTtgtatttctaataaaaagaaagagaaatggaAGTTTGAGCTACCCTTTTTTCTCTGTACTcatattttcttgtttcttcagcttctcatttttgtaattcaaCCTGTTTCAAGCCAAGTTTGGGATGGTGTTGTTGTAACTCAAGCTGATTTTCAAGCATTGCAAGCTTTCAAAGCAGAGTTAGTCGACACAAAAGGGTTCTTAAAGAGCTGGAATGATAGTGGTTATGGCGCTTGTTCTGGTGGCTGGGTTGGAATCAAATGTGCTCAAGGTCAGGTTATTGTAATTCAGCTTCCATGGAAAGGATTAGGAGGCAAAATTACTGATAAAATTGGTCAGCTTCAAGGTCTTAGAAAGCTTAGCCTTCATGACAATATCATTGGCGGTTCAATCCCTAAAACTTTAGGGATTCTTCCTAATCTTAGAGGCGttcaattattcaataatCGATTTTCAGGTTCTATCCCTTCTTCTTTAGGTTCTTGTCTTTTGCTTCAAACTTTAGACCTTGGTAATAACTCTCTTACTGGAATTATTCCTGATAGCCTTGCAAATGCTACCAAGCTTTTTAGACTTAATGTAAGTTATAATTCATTGTCAGGTCCACTTCCTGTTAGGCTCTCTCCTTCTCTCATTTACTTAGATATTTCTAATAATGCCATTAATGGAAGCTTGCCTACTGGTCTTTCCAATTTATCTGCACTTGTTCTGTTGAATCTTGAGAACAACGATCTTGACAATCAAATCCCAGAAGTTCTTGGCGGATTGCATAACCTCTCTTCTCTTAATTTGAATAGAAACAAACTTAGTGGTCATATTCCTGGAACATTAGGAAATGTGTCTACACTTACCCAACTTGATTTATCGCAAAATGAGCTCAGTGGAGAAATTCCTGATTCTTTAGCCAATCTACACAGTCTTGTATCTTTCAATGTTTCTTACAATAACCTTTCTGGTCCTGTTCCTGTTCCACTTTCCCAAAAGTTCAATTCAAGCTCTTTCGCTGGTAATATTCAATTATGTGGGTTTAGTGGCGCAGCTCCATGTCCATCTCAAGAGCCTTCAGGTCCAGCTCCACCACCAGAGATGCCAAGAAAGCATCATCGAAAACTGAGTACTAAAGACATAATTCTTATTGCAGCTGGAGCACTTCTTATTGTGCTAATTATACTTTGCTTGATTCTGCTTTGTTGCTTGATAAGGAAAAAAGCTGGATCAAAATCCAAGAATGGCGAAGCTGCATCAAGGGCTGCTGCGGCAGCAGCAAGAGTCGTAAAAGGCGCTCCGCCTGTTGCTGGGGAAGTTGAATCTGGTGGAGAAGTTGGAGGGAAACTAGTCCATTTTGATGGGCCTTTAGCCTTTACAGCTGATGATCTTTTGTGTGCAACTGCTGAAATTATGGGAAAGAGTACTTATGGAACAGTGTATAAGGCCACATTAGAAGATGGGAATCAAGTTGCAGTGAAAAGATTAAGAGAAAAGATCACCAAAGGCcaaagagaatttgaaaatgagGTTAATGCGCTTGGTAAAATCAGGCACCCAAATCTTTTAGCTTTGAGAGCTTACTATTTAGGACCTAAAGGAGAGAAACTTCTTGTTTTTGACTACATGTCTAAAGGAAGTCTTGCAACTTTCCTCCATG CTAGAGGACCTGATACACCGGTTGATTGGCCAACGAGAATGAAGATAGCACAAGGCATGGCTCGGGGATTGTTCTATCTTCATAATCATGAGAATATCATACATGGAAACCTTACATCAAGCAACGTCTTACTTGATGAGAATGCAAATGCTAGAATTGCAGATTATGGGTTATCCAGGCTAATGACAGCTGCTGCCAATACTAATGTAATTGCAACTGCAGGTGCATTAGGCTATCGAGCACCAGAGCTTTCCAAGCTTAAGAAAGCAAACACGAAAACAGATGTTTACAGCCTTGGTGTGATCATATTGGAAATTCTTACAGGAAAATCTCCTGGTGAAGCAATGAATGGAGTTGATTTGCCTCAATGGGTTGCTTCTATTGTGAAAGAAGAATGGACTAATGAGGTTTTCGACTTGGAACTGATGAAGGATGCATCTACAATTGGTGATGAATTGCTTAACACATTGAAACTAGCTTTGCATTGTGTCGATCCTTCACCTTCAGCACGACCAGAAGTTCAACAAGTCCTTCAGCAATTAGAAGAGATTAGATCAGAAACTGCTGCCAGTTCCGGGCCTTCTGGAGATGATGGTGCAGGAGTTCCCTCAACAAGTGATTAA
- the LOC8259487 gene encoding biotin carboxyl carrier protein of acetyl-CoA carboxylase, with protein MESSSIALQCKMYGQRLTVGRKLMSSSYPKMRRNVMSVSCVKAPEVGATAKSDAADGAVEKTRPRTATFPSGFEALMLEVCDETEVAELKLKVGDFEMHLRRNVGATKAPLSHISPIEPPPIPTKPMDVPATVAAPLSPPKPSSEKATPFTNVSFGKSAKLAALEASGATGYVLVASPTVGSFRRNRSVKGKRQPPIFKEGDLIKEGQVIGYLDQFGTELPVKSDVAGEVLKLLFDDGDAVGYGDPLVAVLPSFHGIK; from the exons ATGGAGTCCTCCTCTATCGCTCTCCAAT GTAAAATGTACGGACAGCGGTTAACGGTGGGGAGGAAGCTCATGTCTTCTTCTTATCCAAAAATGAGGCGAAACGTGATGTCAGTGTCGTGTGTAAAAGCACCTGAAGTTGGTGCTACGGCTAAATCTGATGCTGCTGATGGCGCTGTTGAGAAGACTAGACCTCGAACCGCAACTTTTCCTAGTGGATTTGAA GCATTGATGCTAGAGGTCTGTGATGAGACAGAGGTTGCTGAACTCAAACTCAAG GTTGGAGACTTTGAAATGCATTTGCGCCGCAATGTTGGGGCTACAAAAGCTCCTTTATCCCACATTTCACCCATTGAACCACCACCAATCCCCACTAAGCCCATGGATGTTCCAGCTACTGTTGCTGCACCACTGTCACCTCCAAAACCCTCTTCTGAAAAAGCCACTCCATTTACAAATGTCTCCTTTGGGAAGTCAGCCAAGTTAGCTGCCTTAGAGGCTTCTGGAGCCACTGGATACGTTCTAGTAGCTTCTCCAACA GTTGGCTCGTTCCGAAGGAACAGATCAGTGAAAGGAAAAAGGCAGCCTCCCATCTTTAAAGAG GGTGATTTGATTAAGGAAGGACAAGTGATAGGATACTTGGATCAATTTGGTACTGAACTTCCTGTTAAG TCAGATGTGGCTGGAGAAGTCTTAAAGCTCCTTTTCGATGATGGAG ATGCTGTTGGGTATGGAGACCCTCTTGTTGCAGTCTTGCCATCATTTCATGGTATCAAGTGA
- the LOC8259488 gene encoding uncharacterized protein LOC8259488, with product MGAGRKTQTIIASGKSQPSWTANAIHTSRNLRTCDLAAVIFGCKHNTFEECFSSSLFGLPAPHFLYVKNIYPGMPLFLFNYSDRKLHGIFEAANHGGLNINSQAWIEDGLDSTPYAAQVKFHIRMKCQPLVEDQFGPIIAENYYAPKLFWFELDHNQTKKLISLFSSSPIIQKQNVLHKGLFGSNAREKQRLEVQINANGGVTEKGISCVRPSSGLSYCSIVKSTSSSVVRTDQSDVKQGTCVDQLDIIQGVHTVQTDSAGCYSSDPPIVGGLTTSLSKKPWTALFNKARETEDSKTSALISNLSNMDQYNLQFEPSPYLNQTHVLEAAADKDGFKSGATLASFDIRQEGQVLNLPADCFNAEWSSSCVLPLNEESQPSKVNIDGDLPVEEHIYAESNCESLYEAMANVIIAEDNQGEDAAAHLRDAYASEIKSLDFHSIVAKLLLEVEELKGSQSMQARKVNCLEQELLESRSEMQYLKDRCKMLESSNLNTNELLLIAGGFDGSLWLSGLDSYSPFQDLKKPLASMNSARSHASAAKLNGELYVFGGVHGDLWYDTVESYNPTSNQWISRPSLSQRKGHLAGVSLNNKIFAVGGGNADECLSEMEMLDVNAAKWIPAQSMLERRYAPAAAEISGTIYVVGGYDGGGYLNSVERFDPREESWR from the exons ATGGGTGCTGGAAGGAAGACACAGACTATTATTGCAAGTGGGAAATCTCAACCTTCATGGACAGCAAATGCCATTCACACTTCGAGGAACCTAAGGACGTGTGATCTAGCTGCAGTCATATTTGGTTGCAAGCATAATACATTTGAAGAATGTTTTTCAAGCTCATTGTTTG GGTTACCTGCTCCTCATTTCTTGTATGTAAAGAACATCTACCCTGGCATGCCGCTATTTCTATTCAACTACAGTGATAGAAAGCTCCATGGTATATTCGAGGCTGCAAATCATGGAGGGCTCAATATCAATTCACAAGCATGGATTGAAGATGGTTTAGATTCTACTCCATATGCTGCACAG GTTAAGTTCCACATTCGGATGAAGTGTCAGCCATTGGTAGAAGATCAATTTGGTCCTATAATTGCTGAGAACTACTATGCACCAAAGCTATTTTGGTTTGAATTGGACCACaatcaaactaaaaaattgatttcattattttcttcttctccgaTAATACAGAAACAAAACGTGCTGCACAAAGGTTTATTTGGTTCTAATGCAAG AGAAAAGCAGAGGTTGGAAGTTCAGATTAATGCTAATGGAGGGGTAACAGAGAAAGGCATTTCATGTGTGAGACCCAGCTCTGGGCTTTCTTATTGTTCTATTGTAAAAAGTACGAGTTCATCTGTTGTTCGGACTGATCAATCTGACGTCAAGCAAGGCACATGTGTAGATCAATTGGACATAATACAGGGTGTTCACACAGTTCAAACTGATAGTGCAGGATGTTACTCGAGTGATCCTCCCATTGTTGGTGGTTTGACTACTTCTCTTTCTAAGAAACCATGGACTGCCTTGTTCAACAAAGCAAGGGAAACTGAAGATTCAAAGACTTCAGCTTTGATATCAAATCTTTCCAATATGGATCAGTACAATTTACAATTCGAACCGTCACCTTACCTAAATCAAACTCATGTTTTGGAAGCTGCCGCTGATAAGGATGGTTTTAAAAGTGGTGCAACTCTGGCCAGTTTTGATATAAGGCAGGAAGGCCAAGTTCTTAACCTCCCTGCAGATTGCTTCAATGCGGAATGGAGCTCGTCATGCGTGTTACCTTTGAATGAAGAAAGTCAACCTTCCAAGGTTAATATTGATGGGGATTTACCTGTTGAGGAGCACATATATGCTGAATCAAATTGTGAATCCTTATATGAAGCTATGGCAAATGTAATCATAGCAGAGGATAATCAGGGAGAAGATGCTGCAGCTCATTTAAGGGATGCATATGCTTCTGAAATTAAGTCTCTTGATTTTCACTCTATAGTAGCCAAG TTATTACTGGAAGTGGAAGAGTTGAAGGGATCTCAGTCGATGCAAGCTCGAAAAGTTAATTGTTTGGAGCAAGAGCTG CTTGAATCAAGATCTGAAATGCAATATTTGAAAGATAGGTGCAAGATGTTGGAAtcaagcaatctaaacaccaatGAGTTGCTGCTTATAGCTGGAGGGTTTGATGGTTCTTTGTGGTTGTCAGGTTTAGACTCCTATTCTCCGTTTCAGGACCTAAAAAAGCCCCTTGCTTCGATGAACTCTGCACGTTCACATGCTTCAGCAGCAAAGTTAAATGGTGAACTTTATGTGTTTGGTGGTGTGCATGGTGATTTGTGGTATGACACAG TTGAATCATACAACCCAACAAGCAATCAGTGGATTTCTCGTCCATCGTTGAGTCAAAGGAAAGGACACTTGGCAGGTGTATCATTAAATAACAAGATATTTGCAGTTGGAGGTGGGAACGCAGATGAGTGTCTCTCGGAGATGGAAATGTTGGATGTAAATGCTGCAAAGTGGATTCCTGCTCAATCAATGCTTGAAAGG CGATATGCTCCTGCTGCAGCAGAAATAAGTGGCACAATTTATGTTGTCGGAGGATACGATGGAGGGGGTTACTTAAA CTCAGTTGAGAGATTTGATCCGAGAGAAGAGTCATGGAGATGA
- the LOC8259486 gene encoding uncharacterized protein LOC8259486 has product MASCCYPADLFSWVQNLPPITEWQTNSMSICICSSSSSSQPSLNLSVTKNLQTPSVSFSIVANFSLSFSLWTSKPIKTNSKSLKLLDDETISSFLINLIEDVLSYSSNKCKSSIRVPKLDFGSNFKDMFNLAFLTVSFLICIYEAPADLRSECLASLKTELTNCRLREGSKSLMKIIGSNLEEQWMRSINLAITNWTSELEVTNRILKTPSPLFSYSFSTFEFWKVQLYCPVIAMDIESSSNPLADERLLFSLRHHQLEGVIQFNYRVIIQEKWVDVIATIDNIRCDVIRLVNETLMAKQGVGTEEKHFPSRISLHLTPIMQTNITSVSVGKSSDNPTREIELEKSIETSFDPPNTFLGLKLSVGETVSTSMKPWKFEESVHGYSAILNWFLHDSMDGREVSSSKPSKMALINPKAWFKDRYASAHRPFTKQGGVVFARDEYGNGIKWKVDKSAIGKTMDWEIKGWIWLTYWPNKYRTFYSETRRLEFREIVRLTIA; this is encoded by the exons ATGGCTTCTTGTTGCTATCCTGCTGATTTGTTTTCTTGGGTTCAGAACCTTCCACCAATTACTGAATGGCAAACAAATTCCATGTCCATATGCATATGTTCTTCTAGTTCATCGTCCCAACCATCACTTAATCTTTCTGTGACCAAGAATCTTCAAACCCCATCTGTCTCCTTCTCCATTGTTGCAAATTTCAGTCTCTCCTTCTCTCTTTGGACATCAAAGCCTATCAAAACAAACTCTAAATCCTTGAAGTTATTAGATGATGAGACAATTTCTAGTTTCTTAATCAACCTTATCGAAGATGTCCTCAGTTATTCTTCAAACAAGTGTAAATCTTCTATCAGAGTTCCAAAGCTGGACTTTGGCTCCAATTTTAAAGACATGTTCAACCTAGCATTTCTCACAGTCTCATTCCTTATTTGCATATATGAAGCTCCTGCAGATCTTCGGTCGGAATGTCTGGCTAGTCTCAAGACTGAACTGACTAATTGCAGATTAAGAGAAGGATCAAAGTCGCTTATGAAAATCATAGGATCTAATCTGGAAGAACAATGGATGCGTTCGATCAATCTTGCAATCACAAATTGGACTTCTGAGCTTGAAGTTACCAACCGAATTCTCAAGACACCATCTCCACTCTTTTCTTACTCATTTTCTACATTTGAGTTCTGGAAAGTTCAGTTGTATTGTCCTGTCATAGCTATGGATATTGAAAGCTCAAGTAATCCTTTAGCTGATGAGAGATTGCTCTTCTCCCTCAGACACCATCAGCTTGAAGGGGTAATACAGTTCAATTACAGAGTCATCATTCAAGAGAAGTGGGTGGATGTGATTGCAACTATAGATAATATAAG GTGTGATGTTATTCGACTGGTGAATGAGACTCTCATGGCGAAACAAGGAGTCGGAACAGAAGAGAAACATTTTCCTTCACGAATATCATTACACTTGACTCCGATCATGCAGACCAACATAACAAGTGTTTCGGTGGGAAAATCTTCGGATAATCCGACGAGAGAGATTGAGTTAGAAAAAAGTATTGAAACTTCATTTGATCCTCCTAATACATTCTTAGGGCTTAAGCTTTCAGTAGGAGAGACTGTGTCAACCAGCATGAAGCCTTGGAAATTTGAGGAATCTGTTCATGGCTATAGCGCTATATTGAACTGGTTTCTTCATGATAGCATGGATGGAAGGGAAGTATCCTCTTCCAAACCATCAAAGATGGCACTGATCAACCCTAAAGCTTGGTTCAAGGATCGATATGCGAGTGCTCATCGGCCTTTCACTAAGCAAGGAGGTGTGGTTTTCGCTCGCGATGAGTATGGAAATGGTATCAAGTGGAAAGTGGACAAAAGTGCTATAGGGAAGACAATGGATTGGGAGATCAAAGGGTGGATTTGGTTAACTTATTGGCCCAACAAATATAGAACATTTTATAGCGAGACTAGGAGGCTGGAATTCAGAGAAATTGTTCGTCTTACCATTGCTTAG
- the LOC8272103 gene encoding PRA1 family protein B1, whose product MQLSVSFLTANLLYSLRLSPNLHAPAVTTTATMSAPTIPISNPQTQQQSQPPIATPAFRAFISRLSSSIRQGFSQRRPWYELIDRTAMTRPDSLSEAVSRIRKNATYFKVNYITLLAIVLAFSLLSHPFSLLLLIFLLGGWFFLYLFRPSDQPLVILGRTFSDRETLGALVVLTIVVVFLTSVGSLLISALMIGIAIVCAHGAFRVPEDLFLDDQEPVNSGFLSFLGGAASSAAAAAAPAVASRV is encoded by the coding sequence ATGCAATTATCTGTGTCCTTTTTAACAGCCAATCTCCTATATTCTCTCCGTCTCTCTCCAAACCTCCACGCGCCCGCCGTCACAACCACCGCCACCATGTCCGCTCCGACGATCCCGATCTCAAACCCGCAAACACAACAGCAGTCTCAACCACCAATAGCGACACCAGCATTCCGCGCATTCATCTCACGTCTCTCCTCATCAATCCGTCAGGGATTTTCTCAACGCCGACCATGGTACGAACTAATAGACCGAACCGCGATGACCCGACCTGACTCATTATCCGAAGCCGTGTCAAGGATCCGTAAAAACGCGACTTACTTTAAAGTAAATTACATAACGTTACTCGCAATTGTTCTCGCGTTTTCGTTATTATCTCATCCTTTCTCTCTCCTGCTTCTGATATTTCTTCTCGGAGGTTGGTTCTTTCTATATCTGTTTCGACCATCGGATCAGCCTTTGGTGATTCTTGGTAGAACTTTCTCTGACCGCGAAACGCTTGGTGCCTTGGTCGTTTTGACCATCGTTGTTGTGTTTTTGACTAGCGTTGGTTCGCTTTTGATCTCTGCTTTGATGATTGGAATAGCTATTGTTTGTGCACATGGTGCGTTTAGGGTTCCTGAAGATCTCTTTTTGGATGATCAAGAACCCGTCAATTCCGGATTTCTCTCCTTCCTCGGCGGCGCTGCCTCCTCGGCTGCCGCCGCCGCTGCTCCGGCTGTTGCTTCTCGTGTTTGA